AACACCATCGGCAGATATTTTGCTATTGGGGCGTACCACGATAATATCACCAACTTTTAGCTCCTCAATACCCACTTCAACAGTGTCGCCATCTTTCTTTAACAAAGCTGTTTTAGGCGCCAGGTCAGTCAATGCCGCAATGGATTTTTTTGCCTTTCCCATAGCATAGTTTTCCAAAGCGTGACCCAGACTAAAAAGGAACAGCAACAGGGCACCTTCTGCCCATTCACCTAAATAGGCAGCTCCTGCGGCTGCGACAAGCATAAGGAAATCAATTTCAAATTCGCCCTTAGTAATTTTAGTAATGGCCTCTTTTAAGGTAAAATATCCTCCAAAAATGTAAGATAAAATATAGAGTACGAATGGAACACTCTCCGAAAGCTCAGAAAACTTTTGTATTAGAAATCCCGTAATTAAAGTTACTCCACTTAAAATGGCGAAATAAAGTTCAGTGTTCTTTCCTAAAATTCCGTCGTGATTATGATTGTCATCATCATCGTGATTATGTTCCTTAGCTGTTTCTGTAGTTATTTTTTTCATGCTTTCTTATTTTTTACTTTGTATGAAATAGTGCGTTTATATCCTCAGGAATAATCATTCTTTTTAATGGTGGAACATTGGCACCTCCTGTATTGCCAAGCGGCACATGATCAATAAATGATTTCCAACCACCAACAAATAATCTTATAATTTGACCAAATACCTCCTTACTGTTCCTTTGCTTTAATCCAAACTTTAACATTAACCAATGTGAATAGGTATGTTCTATTGGATAAGATTGACCTATTATATGACTTCTTTCTAAATGATGCCATGCATTTGCATAATCTTTATTACCTAGAAATTCTTTATATAAACTAATTTCTTTATCATAAGCTATTTTTAAATGCTTTGTTATCTTATAATTTAATTTCATAGTAATTTATTAGGATTGTGAAATTATCAATTAGAAGGATGCAACAATAGTGCATTATTGTCCGCTACATTTATCGCAAATCCCTTTGACAACTAAATTCACGTTCTCTGCATTAAAACCATCTGGTAAATTAATGTGTGGAATTTTATGCTCTGTCAAACAAACAGTTTCATTACAATTGTTACAGTGGAAATGCAAGTGTAAATCGGTGTCCATTTCACAGCGGCAATTCTCTTCACACATGGCATATTTTGCTATTCCTGTACCATCATCTATTTGATGAGCAATATCACTTTCTACAAAGGTTTTTAATGTGCGGTATAAGGTAGTTCTATCTGAATTATCAAAATACGCTTCAATATTTGTTAAACTAACAGCTACTTTTTTACCTATGAGAAATTGTAAAACCAACAAGCGCATAGCCGTTGGTTTTACGTTATTTTTTTCCAATATTTGCTCCAGATCAGTCATTTTCCTATGAATTAAATCGCTTTAAAGATTCTCCCGTTTTAATCTGAAAGGCATCTTCAATATTTGCTATATAAATAATACCATCTCCAGGTCCGTCGGTTTTGGCGTTGGCTATAATTGTTTCAATGGCCGCTTGGGCTTCCTCATTTTGGCAGACCAGTTCCAGCTTAACCACTGGACTATCTGTTACGTGAAAATCCAGCGACGGTCTTGCGCCTTTTGACTTGAATGCACCAGTGCCTTCAGCTTGTGAAAGGGTCATACTTTTGAACCCATTATCAGATAGTGCTTCAATGACTCTTTGGATTCGGTTCGGTTTTATAAATGCTTTTATTTCTTTCATACTTATTATATTATGAATTTAGTCATCGTGTCCCAATTCGCCTTTTATCATTTCTGATGATAAGGTGTATGCGCCTTTCGTGACCACTTTCACCTTTTGGGCAATTTCTGCAGGAAGATTGATTTCAACATATCCTAAATCTGTAATTCCAACGTTAACGGGAATCATTTTAAACTTCATTTTGTTTTCTTCCTTTTTGTCATCTTCATCCAATATGAAAATGTATGATTGTTCGCCTTCTTTGACAATAGCATCTTCAGGAACTGCGAATGCCATTTTTGCATCTTGCACAATCCTACCTTCCACATACATTCCTGGAAGTAATTCTTTATCGTCATTATGAACATCGGCGTGAACGTGCAATGCTTTTGCGTCGCTTTCAAAAGTTTTACCAATTGCGTGAATTTTCGCCTTCAGCAATTGATCTGGTTTGGCAGCTACCGTAAAGTAGATTTCTTGTCCTTCCTTAACTTTTCTTATATCTTTTTCATATACTTTAAAATCTACATGTATTTCTGAATTATCACTAACTGTGAACATTTTGGTCTGAGGTGCAACATAGTCGCCAAGGCTTACCATAACTTCATCTACATAGCCAGAAATTGGCGTTGTGATAGGGACGGAAGAAAAAATATGACCTTGTAAGACCTTATCCGTGTTAATGCCCAATAGTCTTAATTTAGACCGTAAACCATTGACGCTCGATGTTGTGGAACGAAATTTTGATTGTGCCATTTGAAATTCCTTTCCAGAAGAAACTCCCTTATCATACAGGATTTGTTTACGTTCAAAATCTTGTTTTAAAAATACGAGTTCGTCATTTTTCTCTTGAAATTCCTGTTGCATTGAAATGATGTCAGGATGTTCCAAGTAGGCCAACACTTGACCATTATTCACCTTATCTCCTTCGATGACCTTGATGGAACGAACATTGCCGCCCACAAAAGGACTAATATTAGCTCTATCCTGTGGAAAAAGTTCGAGTTTGCCAGTAACTTTTATGGTATTTCCCAAACTCTTTTTTTCTAAAGGATTTATTTCAAGACCTATTGTTTCGGCTTGCTGCATTGTTAGTTCTACAACGCCTTCCTCTGTACCATGACCTTCTTCAGAGTGTTCCTTTTCTTTGGATGTCGCATTTTCATCACTTTGGCTTCTATTTGTCGTGTTGTTGCAACCTATCATTAAAAAAGTTGCTAATGCTAAACTGATTATAAATATATGTTTCATTCTGTTTTCTTTAATATTATAGATTGCCCAATTGGTATTGTAACTCAATGGCCTGTTGGTTATACTGATTGATAAATTGTAAATGGTTTTGCTTGATTCTTATGGCACTGTTCAAGATTGTGATATAGTTTACATAATCAATTTCACCTTCTTTTGAAGCAAGTTCTGCTGTTGTAATCTGTTCTTCAGCTAAAATTAACGCACCTTTTTGATAATAATCAAGTGTCTTTTGGGTCTTTTCCAAGGATTTTAAAAGTTGGGAAACCCTACTTTCTGTTATGGCCTTCTGTTCCAGATACTGGTTTTCGGCAACCATCGCATCTGCCTTAGCGGCCTTGACCCTTGATTTTTGCGGTAAGAACCACAATGGAATACTTATACCTGCTTGATATGCACTAAATCCAGATATATCATTATATTTAAGCTTATCATAACTAATACTAAATTTTGGAAGGAATTCTGATTTTTCTACCCCAATGTTTGCTTTGCTTACCTCGGCATTTTGCAATGAATACTGCAACAATGGATTATTTGCAACAGATGAAGAATCAAAATCAGCCAAAAAATTTATCGGTTCATAAGTAGATCCTACGGTTTCAATTTCTTGATCAATCCCCAAATACTGTTTCAAAGCTCTTTTTGCTATTTCTATATCATCATAAGCCTGTTGTCGTAATACCTGTATCTGTTGATATTCAGAAGAGGCTGCAATAAATTCCAGTTTTCCGGTTTCTCCCGTATCATAACGAGATTCTGCTGCCATCCTAAAATTTGCATATACACTGTCCAGTTGTTCCGCAAAACGCAATTGCGCCTTATTGTAATTGATGAGATCGTATGCTTGCATCACATTACGCACCAACTGTTGTTCGCTTAGAGCATAAAATTTTTCTCCAAGTTGGGTACGTTCTTTGTAGTACTTGGATTTTGAGAAACCAGATAACAAATCTATATTGCCCTGTTGCACACCATAAGTTCGCAAAGCTCCCTGCTGTACACCTTGATCTTCCCTACCTGTATATAAGGAAGTACTCCCCAGATCGAAGCTTGTTCCTTTCATGGCACGCTCTCGCTCTATAAAAGCCTGACTTTCCTTTAGCGATGGGTAATTCTGTTTTGCCATTGCAATGGCTTCGTCTATAGTCAAGGTCTTTGATATTGTAACACCTGAACTCGCGTCTTGAGCAACGGCAGTTCCTGAAGCCATCAAACCACCAATCATTAATAATATGGTTATAATGTTCGTGGATTTGTTTATATAACTTACATCACCATCAGTATTGTTTCGTTCCTTTCTTGATTCCAACCAATAATACAATACCGGAAGGACTACAAGGGTTAAAAACGTGGCCGTAAGCAATCCGCCAATAACTACTGTTGCCAATGGTCGCTGTACCTCGGCACCTCCCGAGGTAGAAATCGCCATTGGGATAAAGCCCATAATGGCCGCCGTTGCGGTTAGCAAAATTGGTCGTAACCGTTCGTGTGTTGCTTCGTATATTCGTTTCCTTAAGTCTGTCATTCCACTTTCTTTTAATTCGTTGAATTTGTTTATCAGTACCAAACCGTTCAATACCGCAACTCCAAAGAGCACGATAAATCCGACTCCCGCTGAAATACTAAAGGGCATTCCCCGTATCCAAAGCGCAAACACGCCACCAATGGCCGCCAGAGGCACTGCTATATAAATCATTACCGACTGCGAGAACGAGCTCAATGCAAAATAGAGCAATATGAATATCAGAAAAAGTGCAATAGGTACTACAATCATCAATCGGTCTGACGCACGTTGCAGGTTTTCAAACGAACCTCCGTAGGTTACAAAATAACCTGGTGGCAGTTTCACTTCCGTTTCCAGTTTTTGCTGAATTTCCTCGACCATCGATTTTACATCTCGCCCACGAACATTGACTCCTACCGAAATACGACGCGAGGTATTGTCCCTTGAAATCTGCATTGGGCCAGGTTTGTAACTGATGTCCGCTACTTCCTTTAACGGTACTTGGGCACCATTTGGTAAATCGATATATAGATTTTTAAGGCTGTTGATGTCCTGTCTAAAGTCCTTCGCCAAACGAATGACAACATCAAAGCGTTTTTCGCCTTCAAAAATCACCCCTGCCGCTTCTCCTGAAAAGGCGGCACTTACATAATCATTCAGCTTATCAACGGTTACACCGTACTGTGCCATTTTTGCACGATTGTATTCTACCGTCATCTGTGGCAAACCACTCGTGGCTTCCACATTGAGGTCGGCCGCTCCGGGAACGCTTCTGATAACCGCTGCGATTTCCTGAACCTTATCTGCCAACACGCCCAAATCTTCTCCGTACAATTTGATGGCCACGTCCTCACGAACACCCGTAAGCAATTCGTTAAAACGAAGTTCCACAGGTTGCGTAAACACGAAATTCACACCGGGAACAACTGAAATTTTTTCCTGTATTTTTTCTATGAGTTCTTCTTTGCTATCTGCGGAAGTCCATTTGTTCTTATCCTTTTCAAGAATGATATAGCTATCGGCAATGTCCATTGGCATTGGGTCTGTTGGTATTTCGGCCACACCAATCCTTGAAACCACTGTTTTTACTTCAGGAAATTCATTGATTAAATTTTGAAGTTTTTTTGAAGCTTCAATTGATTCCGTAAGACTACTCCCTGGTTTTATCAAAGCCTGAAATGCAATATCGCCCTCATCAAATTTAGGTATGAATTCGCCGCCCATATTGCTGAAAATAAATCCTGCAATCAATAACAGCCCAACCGCACCAATAATGACACCAGCCCTAAAGCGAAGTGCGAAATTGAGCAAGGGTACATACGCCCTGTTCAACCCTGACATTATTTTATCACTGAACCTGTCAATCCTGTTTTCAAATTTGGCAAACCAACTGTTCTGATTTCTGGCAGGCTTTAGGAACATTGACGAAATCATTGGCACGTAGGTAAGACACAGGATAATCGCTCCCAAAACCGCAAATCCGAAAGTAAATGCCATTGGGCGGAACATTTTTCCCTCAACACCAGTTAAAAAGAGAATCGGTGTAAATACAATAAGGATAATAAGCTGACCGAAAAAAGCCGAATTCATCATCGTACTTGCTGATTCATAGGCTATTTCATCCATTTCTGGCTGGCCAATGGCGGTTGTGGTTTTCTTCATCCGTTGATGGATGTGAAATACCATTCCCTCCACAATAATAACTGCGCCATCCACGATGATACCAAAATCGATTGCCCCCAAGGACATTAAATTTGCCCACACCCCAAATTGTTTCATCAAGATAAATGCAAACAGTAATGATAAAGGGATTACCGAAGCTGTAATTAATCCACCACGGAAACTTCCCAAAAGCAAGACCAAAACGAAAATAACGATGAGCGACCCTTCAATAAGATTTTTTTCAACGGTGCTTGTGGTTCTTCCAATAAGTTCACTTCGGCTTAAAAACGTATCTATGTAAACGCCTTCCGGCAGGGATTTTTGTATTTCTGCAATGCGCTTTTCCACATTTTCGACCACGTTGCCGGGGCTTTCGCCTTTCAGCATTAAAATTTGTCCACCAACAGTTTCGTGCCCATCTTGGGTAAACGCACCATATCGCACCTGATTCCCGTATCCTACTTTTTCAGCAACATCCCGCACTAGAACAGGGCTTCCGTTTTGTGTGGTTACCACGGTGTTTTCCAAATCTTCAAGGCTACGCGCCAAACCTTCGCCACGAATGAAATTTGCTTGGTGGTTTTTCTCGATATAAGCACCTCCCGTATTGGCATTGTTCACTTTCAGGGCTTCAAAAACCTGATTCATTGTAATGCCAAAACTTTTTAATTTATCAGGATTTATGGCAACTTCATATTGTTTAACATAGCCTCCAAAAGCATTGACCTCGACCACTCCAGGGACTAATGCCATTTGGCGTTTTACAATCCAATCCTGTATGGTACGAAGCTCCATGGCGTCGTATTTATCTTCGTAGCCTTCTTTTAGTTTTAAAGTATATTGGTAGATTTCTCCCAGACCTGTAGTAATGGGTGCCATAAATGGCGTGCCGAAGCCTTCGGGGATTTCTCCGGCAACTTCGGTCAATTTCTCTTGCACCAATTGCCGGGGAAGATAAGTACCCGCCTCGTCCTTAAAGACAATGGTAACCACAGAAAGACCAAAACGAGATACAGAACGCAGTTCGATAACATCAGGAAGGTTTGCCATAGCCAATTCTACCGGGTAGGTAACAAATTGCTCAATATCTTCAGTTCCTAAATTTGGGGCAACTGTAATAACCTGTACTTGGTTGTTGGTAATATCGGGTACAGAACCCAGGTTTATAGTGGCCATAGACCAAATGCCCGTACCTACCAGTGCCACTATAAAGAGCCCAATAATAAACTTGTTATTAATGGAAAATGAAATGATTTTGTTAATCATAGAAAAAGTATTAATTCAGTTTAAACATCGCAATGCAAAGAGATGCAAAGCGTTTATGATGCGACACTTACTTTGAAAAGCATCACGATAGGATATAACTATCCTTTAAAAAACTGAATTATACTTTAGGGGGTTGGAAAAGCGATTCCAGATATCTGGAAGTGAAGTTTACTTTATGTAAGTTAAATTGTTCTTTCCCTTCAAACTTTAATTGATTAGTTAAAGCTAAATTGTTGTTCTCAATCATTAACACTAAAGGGTGGCAACATTGCTGATGGGAATGGATTGGTGTATTATCATTATCTGGGTTATGATGATGCTCTTCATTTTTTGCATCATTATCCAAATAATCTTCAACAACATACTCAATGAACGAGTCTCCATAAATCTTATGCTCTTGAAAATGATTTATAATGCTTGAAATTTCTTTGATTGGTCCACAAAAGTCCATATCTAAGCTAATTCCTTGAAAAAGGAATAAAAATGACATAGATATAGAAAAAAGTGTTTTCATAATTTTCACAAAACTACAAATTGTTTAATGCAACTGTTGTGCAAACATAAGAATCATCCGCAGACATTTTCTTTTTTCTGAATTGACGGGCATTTAACCGTTCCATAAGAACAATAAACACAACATTCCCCTTCCTTAGGCTTTAGCAATGCTTTACAATTTTCACACTTATAGAAAAACTGGCATGTTGTTGTGGGCATCTTCTCTATTGCTTTATGATTACACGTAGGGCAGATAATTGTAGATTCAAGTAGTATATCCATTACTTTATTATATTATATCCTGTACTTAAAATGGCAGTTTCTATTTTCTCAAGGTCGACTTTAGTTTCATCATATTTTATGATTGTGCTAGCCGCCTTATAATCTGCTTTAACATAAAGTACTCCATCAAATTCTGCGACTTTACTTTCAATATGTGCCTCGCAACCTGTACAAGTCATTCCTTCAATGGTTACCTTATACACTTTTACGTTCGATTTCTCAACATAAACGATTTCCTTTCTTGAATCTGGACTGGAATAAAAAATATGAGAGTAGGATGGAAATGCTAACATTGCTCCAGCGAATAGCGTAATAAAGGATAATAAAACTTTGGAATTAATAAACTTTGGTTCCTCATCATCACATTCGCAATCAATTTCAGCTTTGGTTTTAGGCTTGAATTTTTGGTACCATGTAAATGCTAGAGTAAATACAGTAAAAACAATTAAATAAGGTCTAAAAGGTGCCAACCAAGAAAAGGTAGATGCTAAACCTGCAGTTCCTGCAAATATCGCAAGAACAGGCATAACACAACATATAGATGCCGTCAAGGCTGTTATAATCGAGGTCCCGATTAATTTTCTATTACCAATCATACCGAAATATTTTCTGCATTCAACAAATTTAAAATAGGGTTCAATATCGAAAACTTATCTTTATTAAGCGCATAAAAAATGGTTTGAGCTTCCTTTGTTGCATAAATTAAATTTCTATCCTTTAGTTTTCTTAAGTGTTGTGAAATAGCTGATACATTCATTTCCAGAATATCGCTCAAATCACAAACACATAGTCTTTCCTCTCTTTGAAGCAAGTGTAGAATCTGAAGTCTAACCTTATTTCCCGCAAGGTTGAGGACCTGGGCAACCAAAGTTAAGGGTTTGTCTAGCCCCACTATTGAAGACCGACAGTCCATTATCTGGCTAACATCTGCTTCCAACCTAATGCAAATATGCTTTTCCATATTTCAAATATACTTATTTAAGTATTTGCTTAAATAATAAAATATACTAAATTTAAGCTACTTTAAAATTATTCTTAAATAAAAATCATTACACAAATCCCGTTTGAATTTTTGTCGTACCTTTTATTTGAAATTGCTACTTGAAAATAGATTTGGCCTCTTGATTTATCCTCTTAAAATTCTCTTGTAAATCCTCGTGAGTAAATATCTTCTTTCTTTTAGGCATCTTCTTATTGATAATAGGCAATTTAAACTGAACCTTTTTATCCTTGCCATCAGCGAAAGTTACAAACTCACCTTGTTTTAAACGAAAGAATACATCTGCCCTAATTTTAGCGACTTCTCTCTCTCCAGTAGTAATTCGTGTATCAAAATTTAGATTATAACCTCTGTTTACACTTGTGGTCTCATTCTTAACTATCTCAAAGAAGCGTTCGTAGTATTTTGCTGTGTCTGGATCATTTACTTTTCCGAAGAATTGATAAGATAAGTTGCTTAATATCGCCTTACTGGCCTTGTCCCCATACATCATATCGTTCTGTATTTTGTCCTGCATCACATAAACAGTAGCAATATCATAACTGCGCAGCGTAGCCGGAATACGGTGCATATTCAAGAGTCGGATAGTAGGTGCTTCCTCCATCAATAGAAATGACGATTTACCTGAACGTATACTCATTTGTTTAGTAATTGTATGGATAATAGTTGCTATTACCGGTGAGAAAGCAGTTTCATATTTGGGGTTGTTTACAACAGATACAACTGTTGGCTTTTTTTGAGTACTTATGTTCAATGGTACTTCATCTGCTGAGAGTACCATAAAAATGCTTTGCGTACTTATTTTCTTCAACGCATTGGCCAATGTGCTTTTTACACCGGCAGTTTGCCTATCGGAATCCTTACCACTTATAAAAGCATCTGCCATAGCTTTAGCGGTCGTATTGGAACTCAAAAAAGCAATAAGGCTGTCTGTGTCAAGAAATTGATAAATAGCTATTAGATGCGGTAATGTGCAGTATTTTGGATAAGATGTTCGTAGTTTCCAAATCATCCCGCCTATTAACCCTTCCGCGGCATCATTAAAGAATTTGCTAGCTCCAAAACTTCCAGATTCTTTTTGTTCCAATAAGTTTTCCATCAGTACACGTGCCACTTCATTTACGCTCTCTTCATTTTGCAAATACTGAGGTGCAATTGGATTTACCCTATCGTAGATTTCATCAAAAGAAATAATTTTAAAATCAATTCCATTAGCTTCAAATAAAGGGTATGCCATTTCTGTTATTTCAAAGTTCTTATAATCGTGAATTATCCCACAAAAAGAATGCTCACTAAAATGTGTTAAGAAATTTAAGACTACACTTTCTGTTTTTCCACTTCCTGCAGAACCAATTATAGAAGCTCCTCGTTTAATGTTCTCAATTATAAAATTGCCCCGTTTTACTTTAAAATGAACCTGATACTTGTTGTCCTTGTTTAATGTTTCTTTCTGAAGAAACACATACAGAACCACATTTAGCAATAATAAGGGACAACCAATATAAAGACCAGCTCCCGCCCTACTTAAAAAATTCGAATCTAAAGTAAATAGAATACCCAAACATCCTGATGTAATTGCCAAATTGATAAGAAAAGCAAATCGAGTAATTTTAAACGTACCCCAAAAAGCCAAAGCCATTCCTGATATTAAAACAATAGTAAAAAATAGACCATGTGTTTCCATGTTAAATACCTATTGAACCTGATTTAAGAGCCACATCTAAACCTCGCTTTAGATACTTGATGGTTTTTAACGCCAGTTGTACTTTATTAGTTGGAATACTATTCAAAGGCACTCCTGCCTTTCCCAAAATTTTAAAAGCAACTGCCTTCTCACTTGTAGGTAATCCCAATAAAGTTGTGAAATAGACTTTAGGGTTCTTGATAAAATCTTTCTTTGATTTATAGGATTCCGCATAATTACGCTTATAGTCAAAAGTGGCATCAAATGTCTTTTCCGCTTTTGTAAAAAACGAATCCCTATCAAAACCACGCTTTACCAATTTTCCATTTATCAAAACATCAGAAGCTTTGTATTTACTTCCTGGAGAAAGACTGACGGAATCAGACATATCCTTTCTACTTACGATAATATGAATATGGCTCTGGTGGCCCTCCTTATTCATTCCCTGAACAATGCGTTTTCCGTTTTGTTGATAGGGCGCTTCTTTCTCTAATCGGTTGATTTTACTTTCTAGTCTTTTGATGCTTCCCTCCTGTTGCCCTTGCTTGATTTGTCTAATTTCATTTTTTAGATTTAAAATTTTGGTGGCGACTGGTTGATTCTCCCGGACTTGTTTATCCGTTCCCTTAAAAGTTCGTTGATGTTCAATTTTAGCATAGTATTTAATATCATTAACAGTTACCTGTTTACCATTAATCTCACGATTAAAACAGCTCGCATAATCTTTCATTATCGCTCTCGTATATCGCTTCAAATCTTCTCGACTATTTTCTAATTTTCTAAGTTCATACTTACTTGGACTAACAGTAATGGAATAAAACTTAGGCTCTTTCTTTTTCAGTTTAGATGCATTTCCGTCAATTTCCTTAACCACTTCAGATGCACTTATTTCATCTCCATATTGATTGAAGAAATGTTCCATATGCTCTTGTTCCAATCCTTGGTTTTCCTTTTCTAAATATTCAACGAAACCCGCTGAACTTTGTGAATAATTGCCTCCTAATTTCTGCGCCGTTACGGTTATAAACATCACTTTAAAGTTTTATAATTCATCATCATTTTCTAATCGCTCAACAAACCTGACTTTTGACTTTTCTTCTGGCAATTCCTTTTCCAAAATCAAATTCTTCTTCGATGGCTCAGCTTGTTCAAAAAGCGATTGCATCATAGCAACCGTTGGTTTGGTTTGGTTCTTTTCGATGTCCTTCATAATCGCAATCACTCCATTGATTCGCTTCTTGATCAGCGATTCCAAAGTTTGCATTTTAGGTCCGATAGCTTCATGTGGAGAAATACCATTTTCCTCGAAAAAAGCTATCATCAGAAGTAAAGCCATCGATTGCGATTCTGACATTTTCTTGCAAAACCGTCTAAATCTAATCGCTACCGAAATCTTAATCTTGAAGGTTACAAAGCCTTCTTTTTCATATCCTTTATCCATCTTTTTAGTAAAAAATTTCGCTCTTTAATGGGGCTGACGTGAGATTTTAGTAAAAAAGAAACTCTAATATTCAATTCAAAAAAAAACCAAACCGTGTTAGAGCCCATAAATACTAATGCTTTGAAAAAACTGAAAACCGAAACCTTGCGCCAGCGGGTTACCCTCTTGCTATTCCTTTTTCCCCCGCAGGGGAAATTAAGAATACCTTTCCTTTAAGGTAAAAGCTCTTTTACCTACTAGCTTTAAAACTGAAAAATTTAAGAGTGGTTTAGAGACAGTATTATTGATTTGGAAGTATAATTTGAAAACCGATGAATTTTCCCTAAAACAAGAAAGGCAGCTTTTTAAAGCTGCCCGTTCAATTTCAAATTAGTTTTGATTTAAATTGTAAAAATGAATTTGTAATTATACAGATTACGGATTGCTTCTTCTTCCAAGACAACACTATAATCCTTCTGGTAATTTACCGCATACATGCGAAGTTCTTTACCATGTTTATTTTCAATTTCTTCTCGAGATCGTTTCAATAATCGCTCTTGAGTTTCACCATCCAAGTTGTTATAATTTAGATATACCATACTGCTAATATTCGCTTGGTAGCATTAAAGTATTATCTACAAAATACAATCGTAATTTATCCAAAGGAAAATCTGTAAAACTATATCTATGTGATTCAAAAATGTTGTCGTTTCCATCACTATAAGTTATTATTGCTTCACATTCGAGCTCAGTTTTTTCCTTTTCAGCTAAGCGTTTAAAATCAATAGCTATAAAATAACTCTTATCCATCAAACTCTTGGCAATAACTGAAACATCCTTTATCAGCCAAAAACATCCTGCGACGTTAGCCAAGTATTTTAAACCATCCGTAAAACGGGTCCGTGTTAATGGTATTTGATAAAAGATTTCAGTACCGTTAAAATGTTGTAATCCTTCTGTAATTTCTCTAACTTTATCATTCATTGTAATTTTCTTTAAGAATTTAATAATGAAAAAGAGGGCGTATCTTTCGACGGGAACGCCCACTTTATTTTTACTCGCCTTTGATACCTAATAATAAGATTTCGTTAGCTACCACTTCGGTAACATATCGTTTTTCCCCTGCTTCGGTTTCATAGCTTCTAGAAGTCAGTTTTCCCTCAATAGCTACTTCCTTCCCCTTGCCTACAAATTTTTCAACTATTTCGGCAATTTTACCCCAAGCTACAATGTTGTGCCATTCCGTATTCTGTACTTTCTCACCATTCAAGTTCTTATAAAACTCATTGGTAGCAATTGAAAAATTAGCGACTTTCTTGCCACTTTCTAAAGACTTGATTTCAGGAGCATTTCCTACATTCCCAATTAACTGTACTTTGTTTTTTAACGTACTCATAATAAAATATTTAAAGATTAATTAATAAACTATCTGAACCATTCAGACTGTAAGTATTTTTATTTTTTTGAAATGATTTACTTATTATATCCAGAGCGTTTTCCTTTTGATTTTTTTTTAACTTTTGTTCCACGTCCTTTTTAATGATTCTGTAAGATTTCATAAGATTCGTTTTTGATTTACTTCCCATAGTGCCTTCGCTGTTACCTTTTTTTGTTGCCTAGACTTTTTAATATTCCAACTTGGTTAGGCGTATAAAAAGCGTAGCGGCTTTATGCCGCTGTC
The genomic region above belongs to Maribacter hydrothermalis and contains:
- a CDS encoding type IV secretory system conjugative DNA transfer family protein, yielding METHGLFFTIVLISGMALAFWGTFKITRFAFLINLAITSGCLGILFTLDSNFLSRAGAGLYIGCPLLLLNVVLYVFLQKETLNKDNKYQVHFKVKRGNFIIENIKRGASIIGSAGSGKTESVVLNFLTHFSEHSFCGIIHDYKNFEITEMAYPLFEANGIDFKIISFDEIYDRVNPIAPQYLQNEESVNEVARVLMENLLEQKESGSFGASKFFNDAAEGLIGGMIWKLRTSYPKYCTLPHLIAIYQFLDTDSLIAFLSSNTTAKAMADAFISGKDSDRQTAGVKSTLANALKKISTQSIFMVLSADEVPLNISTQKKPTVVSVVNNPKYETAFSPVIATIIHTITKQMSIRSGKSSFLLMEEAPTIRLLNMHRIPATLRSYDIATVYVMQDKIQNDMMYGDKASKAILSNLSYQFFGKVNDPDTAKYYERFFEIVKNETTSVNRGYNLNFDTRITTGEREVAKIRADVFFRLKQGEFVTFADGKDKKVQFKLPIINKKMPKRKKIFTHEDLQENFKRINQEAKSIFK
- a CDS encoding single-stranded DNA-binding protein yields the protein MSTLKNKVQLIGNVGNAPEIKSLESGKKVANFSIATNEFYKNLNGEKVQNTEWHNIVAWGKIAEIVEKFVGKGKEVAIEGKLTSRSYETEAGEKRYVTEVVANEILLLGIKGE
- the mobB gene encoding MobB family relaxase — its product is MFITVTAQKLGGNYSQSSAGFVEYLEKENQGLEQEHMEHFFNQYGDEISASEVVKEIDGNASKLKKKEPKFYSITVSPSKYELRKLENSREDLKRYTRAIMKDYASCFNREINGKQVTVNDIKYYAKIEHQRTFKGTDKQVRENQPVATKILNLKNEIRQIKQGQQEGSIKRLESKINRLEKEAPYQQNGKRIVQGMNKEGHQSHIHIIVSRKDMSDSVSLSPGSKYKASDVLINGKLVKRGFDRDSFFTKAEKTFDATFDYKRNYAESYKSKKDFIKNPKVYFTTLLGLPTSEKAVAFKILGKAGVPLNSIPTNKVQLALKTIKYLKRGLDVALKSGSIGI
- a CDS encoding BfmA/BtgA family mobilization protein, yielding MDKGYEKEGFVTFKIKISVAIRFRRFCKKMSESQSMALLLMIAFFEENGISPHEAIGPKMQTLESLIKKRINGVIAIMKDIEKNQTKPTVAMMQSLFEQAEPSKKNLILEKELPEEKSKVRFVERLENDDEL
- a CDS encoding DUF6876 family protein; translation: MNDKVREITEGLQHFNGTEIFYQIPLTRTRFTDGLKYLANVAGCFWLIKDVSVIAKSLMDKSYFIAIDFKRLAEKEKTELECEAIITYSDGNDNIFESHRYSFTDFPLDKLRLYFVDNTLMLPSEY